The following are encoded in a window of Streptococcus pasteurianus genomic DNA:
- a CDS encoding YbhB/YbcL family Raf kinase inhibitor-like protein, producing MKLSCTFEDNILPDVYAKKAKVQVKGNAVVSFPFTIEDVPEKTKSFAWTFVDYDSIPVCGFAYIHWVVANVSADVTVISEDFSRLDNKHAHGKNSLVSKLLNEDYSDIDEGYMGPYPPDKDHIYTLTVYALECELPLANGFYMNELLHAMEGHVLAKEKLDLVGKY from the coding sequence ATGAAACTTTCTTGTACATTTGAAGATAATATTTTGCCAGACGTTTATGCTAAGAAAGCAAAGGTACAAGTAAAGGGAAATGCAGTGGTTTCTTTTCCGTTTACGATTGAAGATGTTCCTGAAAAAACGAAAAGTTTTGCATGGACATTTGTTGATTATGATTCTATTCCTGTCTGCGGTTTTGCTTATATTCATTGGGTTGTTGCCAATGTTTCAGCTGATGTAACAGTGATTTCAGAAGATTTTTCACGTCTAGACAATAAGCATGCACATGGCAAGAATAGCTTAGTTAGTAAATTACTAAATGAGGATTACTCAGACATTGACGAAGGGTATATGGGACCATATCCACCTGATAAAGACCATATCTATACCCTTACAGTTTATGCACTAGAGTGTGAATTACCATTGGCAAATGGTTTCTACATGAATGAGCTATTGCATGCTATGGAAGGACATGTGTTAGCAAAAGAAAAACTAGATTTAGTAGGGAAATACTAA
- a CDS encoding uracil-DNA glycosylase, producing the protein MQHSTWHELIKKELPEHYFGKINQFMDYVYQQELIYPPREKVFNAIQTTPLEDVKVVIIGQDPYHGPNQAQGLSFSVPENIPAPPSLQNILKELSDDLGQRDHHDLTPWAQQGVLLLNACLTVPAGRANGHAGQIWEPFTDAIIKVVNQKETPVVFILWGGYARKKKALITNPIHHVIESAHPSPLSAYRGFFGSHPFSRANAYLTQDGLEAIDWLK; encoded by the coding sequence ATGCAACATTCAACTTGGCATGAGTTAATCAAAAAAGAATTGCCAGAGCATTATTTTGGCAAGATAAATCAATTTATGGATTATGTTTATCAGCAGGAGTTGATTTACCCACCACGTGAGAAAGTTTTTAATGCCATTCAGACCACTCCGCTAGAGGACGTTAAGGTGGTGATTATTGGTCAAGATCCTTATCATGGACCTAATCAGGCACAGGGATTGTCATTTTCTGTCCCAGAGAATATTCCTGCGCCACCGTCTCTTCAAAATATTCTTAAAGAATTATCAGATGATTTAGGGCAACGAGACCATCATGATTTGACACCATGGGCACAGCAAGGGGTGTTGCTTCTAAATGCGTGTTTGACGGTTCCTGCAGGACGTGCTAATGGTCATGCAGGACAGATTTGGGAGCCTTTTACAGATGCTATCATTAAAGTAGTCAATCAAAAGGAAACGCCAGTTGTCTTTATTCTTTGGGGTGGATATGCTCGTAAGAAAAAGGCGTTGATTACTAATCCAATTCATCATGTCATTGAAAGTGCACACCCAAGTCCACTTTCAGCATATCGTGGTTTCTTTGGTAGCCACCCTTTTTCGCGAGCAAATGCTTATTTAACTCAAGACGGGCTTGAAGCAATCGATTGGTTAAAATAA
- a CDS encoding Type 1 glutamine amidotransferase-like domain-containing protein has translation MIYFLASNPIIYEKRRLNPANAFVNLLKEHLPSKFSALFVCSDPNDNTFTDQYAADVKTAFEAEGMTFEKCAVLDNRTANQASSLVAEADLIFLAGGHVPTQNAFLNSVGMRELLQSSDKLVIGSSAGSMNAAELVYAQPEEAGEAISKDYQRFLDGLGITQVQLIPHYQETKHHILDGLRVFEDITYPDSNGRCFYAICDGSFLYGNGTVETIYGEAYRIKNVALSQINAENETYQFRK, from the coding sequence ATGATTTATTTTTTAGCAAGTAATCCCATCATTTATGAAAAAAGACGTCTTAATCCCGCAAATGCTTTTGTTAATCTTTTGAAAGAACACCTGCCTAGCAAGTTTAGCGCTCTTTTTGTATGTTCGGATCCGAACGATAACACGTTTACAGATCAATATGCTGCTGATGTAAAAACGGCTTTTGAAGCCGAAGGCATGACATTTGAAAAATGTGCGGTGCTGGATAATCGAACGGCAAATCAGGCTTCCAGCTTGGTAGCTGAGGCGGACTTGATTTTCTTAGCGGGTGGGCATGTGCCTACACAGAATGCTTTTCTGAATTCAGTTGGTATGCGTGAACTGCTGCAAAGCAGCGATAAACTTGTCATCGGCTCAAGTGCAGGTTCTATGAATGCGGCGGAGCTTGTTTATGCACAACCAGAAGAAGCAGGCGAAGCGATTTCAAAAGATTATCAGCGTTTTTTAGATGGTCTTGGAATTACCCAAGTCCAGTTAATTCCACACTATCAAGAAACAAAGCATCACATACTTGATGGGCTTCGTGTTTTCGAAGATATTACCTATCCAGATAGTAATGGTCGCTGTTTTTATGCCATTTGTGACGGTAGTTTTCTGTATGGGAATGGAACTGTTGAAACGATTTACGGTGAAGCTTACCGTATCAAAAATGTCGCATTGTCGCAGATAAATGCTGAAAATGAAACTTATCAATTTAGAAAGTGA
- a CDS encoding dihydroorotase → MLLIKNGRVVDPKSGFDQVVDVLVDGKKIIKIADSIEEASAEIIDATGLVVAPGLVDIHVHFREPGQTHKEDIHTGALAAAAGGFTSVVMMANTNPTISDVKTLKEVLASAAKEDVHVYTNATVTKNFDGQHLTDFKALLENGALSFSDDGIPLQSTKVLKEALDLAKANNTFVAVHEEDPELNGILGFNEQIARDKFHFCGATGVAEYSMIARDVMIAYDRGAHLHIQHLSKAESVKVVEFAQQLGANVTAEAAPQHFSKTEDLLLIKGSAAKMNPPLRTEKDRLAVIEGLKSGVISVIATDHAPHHADEKNVDDITKAPSGMTGLETSLSLGLTNLVATGDLTLSELLAKMTINPSSMYDFDAGYLAENGPADIVIFADKEERIVSDHFASKASNSPFIGEKLQGVVKYTICDGKIVYQAS, encoded by the coding sequence ATGTTATTAATTAAAAATGGTCGTGTTGTTGATCCAAAATCTGGTTTTGATCAGGTTGTAGATGTTCTTGTTGACGGCAAAAAAATTATTAAAATTGCTGATTCGATTGAAGAAGCTAGCGCTGAAATCATTGATGCGACAGGGCTTGTTGTAGCACCTGGTTTGGTTGATATTCATGTGCATTTTCGTGAACCAGGGCAAACACACAAAGAGGATATTCACACAGGTGCTCTTGCAGCTGCAGCTGGTGGTTTCACTTCTGTTGTTATGATGGCAAATACCAATCCAACGATTTCAGATGTAAAAACGCTAAAAGAGGTTTTAGCGAGTGCTGCTAAGGAAGATGTGCATGTTTACACAAATGCAACTGTAACGAAAAACTTTGACGGTCAACACTTGACTGATTTTAAAGCTCTTCTTGAAAATGGTGCACTCAGTTTTTCAGATGACGGTATTCCGCTTCAAAGCACGAAAGTATTGAAAGAAGCGCTAGATTTGGCGAAAGCGAACAATACTTTTGTTGCCGTTCACGAAGAAGACCCTGAATTGAATGGTATTCTTGGATTTAATGAGCAGATCGCACGTGATAAATTCCATTTTTGTGGGGCAACAGGTGTGGCAGAATACAGCATGATTGCGCGTGATGTCATGATTGCTTACGACCGTGGCGCGCATTTGCATATCCAACATTTATCAAAAGCAGAATCTGTTAAGGTGGTCGAATTCGCTCAACAACTTGGTGCTAATGTTACTGCTGAAGCAGCGCCACAACATTTCTCAAAAACAGAAGACTTGCTGTTAATTAAGGGCTCTGCAGCTAAGATGAATCCACCACTTCGTACCGAAAAAGACCGTTTAGCTGTTATCGAAGGTTTGAAATCTGGTGTCATTTCAGTGATTGCTACTGACCATGCACCACATCACGCAGATGAGAAAAATGTTGATGACATCACAAAAGCCCCATCAGGTATGACAGGACTTGAAACATCATTGTCACTTGGTTTGACGAATTTAGTAGCGACAGGTGATTTAACTTTGTCTGAATTATTGGCTAAAATGACGATTAATCCGTCATCAATGTACGATTTCGATGCAGGGTATTTGGCGGAAAATGGTCCTGCGGATATCGTTATTTTCGCAGATAAGGAAGAACGTATTGTATCGGACCATTTTGCTTCGAAAGCATCAAATTCACCATTTATCGGTGAAAAATTACAAGGTGTTGTTAAATATACCATCTGTGACGGTAAAATTGTTTATCAAGCGTCATAA
- the plsY gene encoding glycerol-3-phosphate 1-O-acyltransferase PlsY encodes MKILVLIVIAYLLGSIPTGLWIGKFFYHVNLREHGSGNTGTTNTFRVLGPKAGTVTFIIDMLKGTVATLLPHILGVTAVSPILIGLFAIIGHTFPIFAKFKGGKAVATSAGVLLGFAPMFLLYLWIIFVGTLYLFSMISLSSVVAAAVAVVSVLIFPAFGFLLPHYDLLFTLIIVLIASIIIIRHKDNITRIRKHEENLVPWGLNLSKQKVD; translated from the coding sequence ATGAAAATTTTAGTTTTGATTGTGATTGCATATTTATTAGGATCTATTCCAACAGGATTATGGATTGGAAAATTCTTTTACCATGTCAATTTAAGAGAACACGGCAGTGGTAATACAGGAACAACTAATACTTTTCGTGTCCTAGGACCAAAAGCTGGTACGGTGACGTTTATCATTGATATGTTAAAAGGAACGGTAGCCACATTACTTCCGCATATTCTCGGTGTTACGGCAGTATCTCCGATATTGATCGGACTTTTTGCTATTATCGGACATACGTTTCCGATTTTTGCCAAATTTAAAGGTGGTAAAGCTGTGGCGACTAGTGCTGGTGTGCTTTTGGGATTTGCGCCAATGTTCCTACTTTATTTATGGATTATATTTGTTGGAACATTGTATCTCTTTAGCATGATTTCCTTATCAAGTGTTGTCGCCGCTGCTGTGGCTGTTGTTAGTGTCCTTATCTTTCCAGCATTTGGTTTTTTATTACCACACTACGATTTGCTCTTTACGCTAATCATCGTGTTAATCGCAAGTATTATCATTATTAGACACAAAGACAATATCACACGCATTCGAAAACATGAAGAAAACCTTGTTCCTTGGGGATTAAATTTAAGCAAACAAAAAGTGGACTAG